One Pasteurella dagmatis DNA segment encodes these proteins:
- a CDS encoding heme ABC transporter permease has translation MWKWLHPYAKSETQYHLCGKFLPITAILTALLLIVGILWGLAFAPADYQQGNSFRIMYVHVPTAIWSMGVYGSMAIAAFVALVWQIKQAHLAMIAMAPIGALFTFLALVTGAIWGKPMWGAWWVWDARLTAELILFFLYLGVMALYSAFQDSAVGAKAAGILCIVGVINLPIIHFSVEWWNTLHQGASITKFEKPSIATPMLIPLILCIFGFMMLYIWLTLVRYRVALLKDDSKRPWVRALAAELK, from the coding sequence ATGTGGAAGTGGTTACATCCTTATGCCAAGTCTGAAACACAATATCACTTGTGTGGTAAGTTTCTACCAATTACAGCAATTTTGACTGCACTTCTCTTAATTGTGGGGATTTTGTGGGGGCTTGCATTTGCACCTGCTGATTATCAACAAGGGAATAGTTTCCGAATTATGTATGTTCATGTGCCAACTGCAATTTGGTCAATGGGCGTTTATGGTTCAATGGCAATCGCAGCATTTGTGGCACTGGTCTGGCAAATTAAACAAGCACATTTAGCAATGATTGCAATGGCACCGATTGGCGCATTATTTACTTTTCTTGCCTTAGTCACGGGGGCAATTTGGGGAAAACCAATGTGGGGCGCTTGGTGGGTCTGGGATGCACGTTTAACTGCTGAACTTATTTTATTTTTCTTATATCTTGGCGTGATGGCACTTTATTCTGCTTTCCAAGATAGTGCAGTTGGTGCAAAAGCTGCCGGTATTTTATGTATTGTTGGCGTTATTAACTTGCCAATTATTCACTTCTCAGTCGAGTGGTGGAATACCTTGCATCAAGGAGCAAGTATCACAAAATTTGAAAAACCATCAATTGCGACACCGATGTTAATCCCATTAATTTTATGTATTTTCGGATTTATGATGCTTTATATTTGGCTGACATTGGTACGTTATCGTGTGGCATTGCTGAAAGACGATAGTAAACGACCTTGGGTAAGAGCATTAGCGGCAGAATTAAAATAG
- the ccmB gene encoding heme exporter protein CcmB, translated as MIFLEIIKRELQIAMRKLAEILNPLWFFLIVITLFPLVIGPEPKLLSRIAPGIAWVAALLSALLSFERLFRDDFIDGSLEQLMLTAQPLVLTALAKVIAHWLLTGLPLILLSPIVALLLSLEMHIWWALVLTLLIGTPVLSCIGAIGVALTVGIRKGGVLLSLLVVPLFIPVLIFSSSVLEAASLNMPYSGQLAILGAMMVGALTLTPFAVAAALRISLDQ; from the coding sequence ATGATCTTTTTAGAAATCATAAAGCGAGAGTTACAAATTGCAATGCGTAAGTTAGCGGAAATTTTAAATCCGCTATGGTTCTTTTTAATTGTCATTACCTTATTCCCATTGGTGATAGGTCCAGAGCCAAAATTATTATCACGTATTGCACCAGGTATTGCTTGGGTTGCTGCATTATTATCTGCGCTATTATCTTTTGAACGTTTATTTCGTGATGATTTTATTGATGGCTCTTTAGAACAATTAATGTTAACTGCGCAGCCATTAGTGTTGACGGCATTAGCAAAAGTGATTGCTCATTGGTTATTAACAGGATTACCGCTAATTTTATTATCACCGATTGTAGCGTTATTACTCTCGTTAGAAATGCATATTTGGTGGGCGTTAGTATTAACTTTATTAATCGGCACGCCCGTATTAAGTTGTATCGGTGCTATCGGTGTTGCATTAACAGTAGGGATACGCAAAGGTGGAGTATTATTAAGTTTGTTAGTCGTGCCGTTATTTATTCCCGTTTTAATTTTTTCTTCTTCTGTGTTGGAAGCTGCTAGTTTGAATATGCCTTATAGTGGTCAGTTAGCAATCTTGGGGGCAATGATGGTGGGCGCATTGACACTCACTCCTTTTGCAGTGGCAGCAGCATTACGAATTAGTTTAGATCAATAA